One region of Juglans microcarpa x Juglans regia isolate MS1-56 chromosome 7S, Jm3101_v1.0, whole genome shotgun sequence genomic DNA includes:
- the LOC121240539 gene encoding GDP-mannose transporter GONST2-like: MTSESKLDVVNGHGREESELSYLNGEAASGESVNAAYTVLNDTHKQGNGSISNTVPNAERRTFTDRFSRWKQSPDHDIFSLLVDGNEKRLHGSGRQSGPLLSGTAYCISSCSMILLNKIVLSSYNFNAGISLMFYQNLISTVVVVALVLCRAVSVEKLNWKLIRVWLPVNVIFTGMLVSGMYSLKYINIAMVTILKNMTNILTAIGELYIFRKHQNQKVWTAMFLMIISAVSGGITDLSFDAVGYAWQFMNCVLTASYSLTLRRVMDEAKKSTKSGSLNEVSMVLLNNLLSLPFAIFLIILLGEWEYVINVEVTKLPMFWVVATASGLLGLAISFASMWFLNQTSPTTYSLVGSLNKIPISVAGLVLFKAPLSLPNCFSILFGLFAGVFFARAKLSRS; this comes from the exons ATGACATCTGAATCCAAGTTAGATGTGGTCAATGGCCATGGGCGTGAGGAATCTGAGTTAAGCTATTTAAATGGTGAGGCGGCATCGGGTGAAAGCGTTAATGCTGCATATACAGTTCTTAATGATACCCATAAACAAGGAAATGGATCAATTAGCAATACAGTGCCAAATGCAGAACGTAGAACTTTCACTGACAG GTTTTCTAGATGGAAACAAAGTCCGGATCATGATATCTTCAGTCTTCTGGTCGATGGTAATGAAAAGCGCCTACATGGATCGGGAAGACAATCTGGACCTCTTTTGTCTGGGACAGCTTACTGCATTTCCTCTTGCAGCATGATATTGCTGAATAAGATTGTTCTATCAAGCTATAATTTCAATGCTGGAATATCGCTAATGTTTTATCAA aacTTAATCAGTACTGTTGTTGTTGTGGCATTGGTACTCTGCCGAGCAGTTTCAGTGGAAAAGTTGAACTGGAAGCTGATTAGGGTCTGGCTTCCTGTCAATGTAATATTCACTGGAATGCTTGTATCTGGCATGTATAG TTTGAAGTACATAAATATTGCAATGGTGACAATTCTGAAGAACATGACAAATATTTTAACAGCAATtggagaattatatatatttcggAAACATCAGAATCAAAAAGTGTGGACTGCAATGTTCTTAATG ATTATCTCTGCTGTCAGTGGTGGTATCACAGATCTCTCCTTTGATGCAGTGGGTTATGCATGGCAGTTTATGAATTGTGTTCTAACAGCAAGCTACTCG CTCACCCTGAGGCGAGTCATGGATGAagcaaaaaaatcaacaaaatctgGATCGCTTAATGAAGTTTCAATGGTGTTGCTGAATAATTTACTATCTCTACCTTTTGCTATCTTCTTGATCATACTACTTGGTGAATGGGAATATGTAATAAATGT GGAGGTGACTAAATTGCCAATGTTTTGGGTTGTTGCCACGGCCAGTGGATTGCTTGGACTTGCCATTAGCTTCGCCTCAATGTGGTTCTTAAATCAAACTAGCCCGACCACTTACAG TCTAGTAGGTTCCCTAAACAAGATTCCCATCTCTGTTGCTGGTTTGGTGTTGTTCAAGGCTCCGCTTAGTCTACCAAATTGCTTCAGTATACTGTTTG GTCTATTTGCTGGAGTATTCTTTGCCAGGGCCAAATTGTCCCGATCATGA